A stretch of Komagataella phaffii GS115 chromosome 2, complete sequence DNA encodes these proteins:
- a CDS encoding Protein involved in bud-site selection: MARPKRPPPEGFQNIEPTLLQFSEKLKEIENTKSKKISKKEALWPIYQVHHQRSRYIYELYYKRKMISKELLTWLLKNKYADQNLIAKWRKKGYEKLCCLRCIQSDENNQKNTCICRVPKEQLEKELRCVTCGCRGCASGD, translated from the coding sequence ATGGCTAGACCGAAAAGGCCACCACCAGAGGGTTTTCAGAATATCGAGCCAACGTTACTACAGTTTTCGGAGAAACttaaagaaattgaaaatacgaaatccaagaaaatttccaagaaagagGCATTATGGCCTATTTACCAAGTGCATCATCAAAGATCACGATACATATATGAACTATActacaaaagaaaaatgatAAGCAAGGAGTTACTGACGTGGCTTCTCAAGAATAAGTATGCTGATCAAAATTTGATTGCAAAATGGAGGAAAAAGGGGTATGAAAAGTTATGTTGTTTGCGATGCATACAAAGTGATGAGAACAACCAAAAAAATACTTGTATTTGCAGAGTTCCTAAAGAAcagttggaaaaggaaTTAAGGTGTGTCACATGTGGATGTAGAGGATGCGCTAGTGGAGACTAA
- a CDS encoding Cell wall protein that contains a putative GPI-attachment site yields MQFGKVLFAISALAVTALGETTSSLSATLTSTTRISIASGCSLEDFTATAQSNLDELSDCEAVRGDIHIAGSLGSAAIANVKAIYGSLIVKNATSLVSLTADSLTTITEQLALSELTILDTLSFAQLTSVGSIYFVTLPALEETGFHTGVSDTESVYISDTALTNLDGIVATDVDVFNVNNNFNLDTVDSHLETVSSALEVSFNSDDVEVSFDNLLWANNITFRNVASVSLNNLTTVNASLGFIESGFQKLSFPGITRVGGSFSIVDNDDLEEIDFSNVQSIGGGLIIANNSKLTDFSEWEDLQTVGGALVLEGSFDNGSFPSLRAVRGAFSLESDGDISCDDFSDIRGDTAGEYQCSAASFSTSASAQSSSSSTSTGGSSTHTGSSTATSSSSEDAGVALAPASLFTLLASIVLGFL; encoded by the exons ATGCAGTTTGGAAAGGTTCTATTTGCTATTTCTGCCCTGGCTGTCACAGCTCTGGGAGAAACAACTTCTTCATTGA GTGCCACATTGACTTCAACCACACGAATTTCAATTGCATCTGGATGTAGTCTTGAAGACTTCACTGCTACTGCTCAGTCTAATCTTGATGAGTTGTCCGATTGTGAAGCTGTCAGAGGTGATATCCACATTGCCGGAAGTCTGGGATCAGCTGCTATCGCTAATGTCAAGGCCATTTACGGTTCTTTAATTGTCAAGAATGCCACCTCTTTGGTTTCATTGACCGCTGATTCTTTGACCACCATTACCGAACAATTGGCTCTTTCTGAGTTGACCATTTTGGACACACTCTCTTTTGCTCAATTGACTTCCGTTGGTTCTATTTACTTCGTCACCTTGCCAGCTTTGGAAGAGACCGGTTTCCACACTGGTGTCTCTGACACTGAGTCTGTTTACATTTCTGACACTGCTTTAACCAACTTGGACGGTATCGTTGCTACCGATGTCgatgttttcaatgtcaacaacaacttcaatttGGACACTGTTGACTCGCACTTGGAAACTGTTTCCTCTGCTTTGGAGGTTTCCTTCAACTCAGACGATGTTGAAGTATCCTTTGACAATTTGTTGTGGGCTAACAACATTACCTTCCGTAACGTTGCTTCCGTCTCTTTGAACAACCTGACCACTGTTAACGCTTCTTTGGGTTTCATTGAGTCTGGTTTCCAAAAGTTGAGTTTCCCAGGAATCACCAGGGTTGGTGGATCTTTCTCCATTGTTGACAACGACGATTTAGAAGAAATAGACTTTTCTAACGTTCAGTCGATTGGTGGTGGTTTAATCATCGCTAACAACTCTAAGTTGACTGACTTCAGTGAATGGGAGGACTTGCAAACTGTTGGTGGTGCTCTTGTTTTGGAGGGTTCTTTCGACAACGGTTCCTTCCCATCTTTGAGAGCTGTTAGAGGTgccttctctttggagtCTGATGGAGATATCTCTTGTGATGACTTCTCTGATATCAGGGGTGACACTGCCGGTGAGTATCAGTGCTCTGCTGCTTCGTTCTCCACTTCTGCTAGTGCTCAGTCTTCTTCTAGTTCAACCAGTACTGGCGGATCCTCTACCCACACCGGTAGTTCCACTGCTACCAGCTCTTCTAGTGAGGATGCTGGTGTAGCTTTGGCTCCTGCTTCTCTCTTCACTTTGTTAGCCTCAATTGTTCTCGGATTCTTGTAG
- a CDS encoding Protein required for the transport of amino acid permease Gap1p from the Golgi to the cell surface produces MSVILASAGYDHTIRFWEALTGVCSRTIQYSDSQVNRLEITSDKRFLAAAGHLHVKLYDVKTANPNPVTSFEGHTNNVTSMAFQADNKWMVSSSEDGTVKVWDVRAPTVQRNYKHNCPVNEVVIHPNQGELISCDQEGNVRIWDLGENQCTHQLIPENDVPVHSVSVATDGSMLVAGNNKGNCYVWKMHNQKDVTSLQPITKFKSHSKYITRVLLSSDVKHLATCSADHTTRVWSIDDNFGIETTLRGHQRWVWDCAFSADSAYLVTACSDHYVRLWDLATSETVRQYNGHTKAAVCVALNDV; encoded by the coding sequence ATGTCAGTTATCCTAGCTTCAGCAGGATACGACCACACTATTAGGTTTTGGGAAGCGCTTACTGGTGTTTGTTCCAGAACGATCCAGTATTCAGACTCTCAAGTGAATCGGTTGGAGATAACATCTGATAAACGGTTCCTAGCAGCAGCAGGCCACCTCCATGTAAAATTGTACGATGTCAAGACTGCAAACCCCAACCCAGTCACTTCATTTGAAGGCCATACGAATAATGTGACCTCTATGGCGTTTCAAGCTGATAATAAATGGATGGTGTCGTCAAGTGAAGACGGGACAGTGAAAGTATGGGATGTTAGAGCGCCCACAGTACAACGAAACTACAAGCATAATTGTCCGGTCAACGAGGTAGTAATACATCCCAATCAAGGAGAATTGATTTCATGTGATCAGGAGGGAAATGTGAGAATTTGGGATCTCGGCGAAAATCAATGTACGCACCAATTGATCCCAGAAAACGATGTACCTGTCCACTCAGTCAGTGTCGCAACTGATGGAAGCATGCTTGTTGCTGGTAATAATAAGGGAAACTGCTATGTCTGGAAGATGCATAACCAAAAAGACGTGACTTCACTTCAACCAATAacaaagttcaaatctcATTCAAAGTATATTACCAGGGTATTGTTGTCCTCAGATGTGAAACATCTTGCGACATGTTCAGCGGATCATACGACTAGAGTGTGGTCAATTGATGATAATTTTGGCATTGAAACTACTCTACGTGGTCATCAGCGGTGGGTCTGGGATTGTGCTTTCAGTGCAGATTCTGCCTATCTTGTTACCGCCTGTTCTGATCATTATGTTAGATTGTGGGACCTTGCAACCAGCGAGACTGTGCGACAGTACAACGGACATACTAAGGCAGCTGTTTGTGTCGCATTGAACGATGTTTAA
- a CDS encoding Component of the Trk1p-Trk2p potassium transport system produces MFDTLRRRAYNWFVNQKVELKHGHSFGFRFRRRMSRIERRIGPGIKKVIPTFIVAHVVYIITMVVLASIWIYPVKTIDYIDALFFAAGACTQAGLNTVDTNDLSLFQQLSIYIFCMLTTPIFIHGSLSALRLYWFEKTFDNIKINSKLRSKMRRTQTLESRRNKNFRTQTNPDVEPGIPDSPDKPPIDTSSNSSVRDHYNQVEHYSEPSDSGDDLERNEHDPSVVVNTTSIQPGVHKDIKFSELPKPTGRKDVQPQDMYMSIAMLQNKQPYTSELSESGPVLHIKGPAERRKHRRRRRYKRKSIPGPRRPSSESAVAPESEEGNRHHQTAQSGPLSITSSTEGNTLNRHHEESPVEKSEKPSIFQGTPVSFDKIIKKNPVAKNFNKLKRRASSTVFSRNNNDTDESEDSYAAMYDEDNNDEDYDDDEEYDQDEDERELASHTTRGMSTNYLSWEPTIGRNSTFIALTDEQKEELGGVEYRATKMLSRVVVCYYVGFHLLAGIMFLAFGCLQSHYSRLFRSQGFAPAWWGFFTSQSVFNDLGITLTYNSFIPFQQNAYVQVVASFFIIIGNTGFPIMLRFIVWVLFKFAQPLSMRKESLGFLLDHPRRCFTLLFPSAATWWLFFVLVILNVFDWLLFVILDFHRSVVDGIPGGYKVLIGIFQSVSTRTAGFAIVDLAHIHPAVQVSYMVMMYISVLPLAISIRRTNVYEEQSLGVYYPPGQMEEDESDAHQNKPGTFIGTHLRKQLSFDLWFLFLGLFIICLADGGRLSSGDPGFTVFHVLFEIVSAYGTVGLSLGYPGTNTSFSAQFSVISKLVIIAMMIRGRHRGLPYSLDRAILLPSEKMKKRDDKQARHAIMRTMTMDNTLSRMSSGHSAATANTRNDTLMQRLKRTIIFNIRHEEQNQRLSCPRIPSFNDFPVVRKNTFTISSENSYYPC; encoded by the coding sequence ATGTTCGACACTCTTCGTCGAAGGGCTTATAATTGGTTTGTTAACCAAAAGGTGGAACTGAAGCATGGTCACTCCTTTGGATTTCGTTTTAGGAGGCGGATGTCCCGAATTGAACGACGTATAGGGCCAGGAATTAAAAAAGTGATACCAACTTTCATCGTTGCTCATGTTGTATACATCATTACAATGGTTGTCTTAGCATCTATCTGGATATACCCAGTAAAGACGATTGACTACATCGATGCTTTATTTTTTGCTGCTGGCGCTTGCACCCAGGCAGGACTGAATACTGTTGATACTAATGACTTATCTCTGTTTCAACAGCTTTCGATATACATTTTTTGCATGTTGACGACTCCTATTTTTATTCATGGTTCTTTGTCAGCCTTGAGGCTTTACTGGTTTGAAAAGACGTTTGACAACATCAAGATCAACTCCAAACTTCGTAGCAAAATGAGACGAACTCAAACATTAGAATCTAGGCGCAATAAAAACTTTAGGACCCAAACCAATCCAGACGTTGAACCAGGTATTCCTGACTCGCCCGATAAACCGCCAATTGACACTTCATCCAATTCTTCTGTTCGTGATCATTATAACCAGGTGGAACATTATAGTGAGCCAAGCGATTCGGGGGACGACttggaaagaaatgaaCACGATCCTAGCGTTGTCGTCAATACAACTAGCATTCAGCCAGGGGTTCACAAGGACATAAAATTTTCTGAGCTTCCAAAACCTACAGGACGTAAAGATGTTCAACCCCAAGATATGTATATGTCTATTGCCATGCTCCAAAATAAGCAGCCGTACACCTCAGAGCTTAGCGAGTCTGGGCCAGTGTTACATATTAAAGGCCCAGCTGAACGTCGCAAACATAGAAGGCGTAGACGTTACAAAAGGAAATCAATCCCAGGTCCTAGAAGACCTTCCTCAGAGAGTGCAGTTGCACCTGAAAGCGAGGAAGGGAATAGGCACCATCAAACTGCTCAGTCCGGGCCCCTTTCGATAACGAGTTCTACAGAAGGAAATACGCTGAATCGTCATCATGAAGAGTCACCAGTAGAGAAAAGTGAAAAGCCGTCTATCTTTCAAGGAACTCCAGTTTCCTTCGacaaaattatcaaaaagaacCCGGTTGCCAAgaacttcaacaaattgaagCGACGAGCATCCTCTACAGtgttttcaagaaacaacaaTGATACCGACGAGTCTGAAGACAGTTATGCAGCAATGTACGATGAGGACAacaatgatgaagattaCGATGACGACGAGGAGTATGAccaggatgaagatgaaagagaattgGCAAGTCACACCACTCGAGGGATGTCCACTAATTATTTATCGTGGGAGCCAACCATTGGAAGGAACTCTACATTTATTGCGTTAACAGAtgaacagaaagaagagcTAGGCGGCGTTGAATATAGAGCTACCAAAATGTTGTCCAGAGTGGTAGTTTGCTACTACGTCGGGTTTCACTTGTTAGCTGGAATCATGTTTTTGGCTTTTGGTTGCTTGCAGAGTCATTATTCTAGGCTTTTCAGGTCCCAAGGATTTGCTCCAGCGTGGTGGGGATTTTTCACGTCTCAAAGTGTGTTCAATGATTTGGGAATCACATTGACCTATAATTCCTTCATACCATTTCAGCAGAACGCATATGTTCAAGTAGTAGCATCattctttatcatcattGGAAACACAGGATTCCCAATTATGCTGCGTTTCATTGTATGGGTactcttcaagtttgcCCAGCCACTTTCAATGCGTAAAGAGTCATTGGGATTCCTTCTAGATCATCCGAGAAGATGCTTTACACTGCTATTTCCATCAGCTGCTACGTGGTGGCTCTTTTTTGTGCTGGTAATTCTGAATGTGTTTGACTGGCTACTTTTTGTCATCCTAGATTTTCATAGATCCGTGGTTGATGGAATTCCTGGTGGGTACAAAGTTTTGATTGGTATCTTTCAGTCTGTTTCAACTAGAACTGCCGGATTTGCAATTGTAGATTTAGCGCACATCCATCCAGCAGTCCAAGTGAGTTACATGGTTATGATGTACATTTCAGTTCTTCCTTTGGCCATTTCCATTAGAAGAACCAATGTCTACGAAGAGCAGTCTTTAGGAGTTTATTATCCTCCTGGACAAATGGAGGAAGATGAGTCTGATGCCCATCAAAATAAACCTGGCACTTTCATTGGTACTCATTTGAGAAAGCAACTATCCTTTGATCTGTGGTTCTTATTTTTGGGGTTGTTTATTATATGTCTTGCAGATGGAGGTCGTCTTTCAAGTGGAGATCCTGGATTTACTGTTTTCCATGTGCtatttgaaattgtttctGCTTATGGAACTGTAGGGTTGTCTCTTGGCTATCCAGGAACCAACACATCCTTCAGTGCTCAATTCAGTGTCATATCAAAATTAGTGATCATTGCTATGATGATCAGAGGAAGACACAGAGGACTACCGTACTCACTAGATAGAGCTATATTGTTGCCTTCtgaaaagatgaagaaacGTGACGACAAACAGGCAAGACATGCAATTATGAGAACTATGACTATGGACAACACCCTATCTAGGATGAGTTCTGGCCATTCAGCTGCTACTGCTAATACTCGCAATGACACCTTGATGCAGAGACTAAAAAGGACCATCATTTTTAATATCAGACATGAAGAACAGAATCAAAGGCTCTCTTGCCCAAGAATTCCCTCGTTCAATGACTTCCCAGTCGTTAGAAAAAACACATTCACAATCTCTTCGGAGAACTCGTACTACCCCTGTTGA
- a CDS encoding Type II HSP40 co-chaperone that interacts with the HSP70 protein Ssa1p, protein MVKEQGLYNLLGISPSASDAEIKKAYRKMALKYHPDKPTGDTEKFKEISEAFDILSDSDKREVYDQYGLEAARGNAPAGGNPFAGAGGPGGAGGQTFSFGGSGGGHTFSQADAFNIFEQFGGFGGLGGMGGGMGGMGGGRGGSPFGGGGASYMKMPGGFGGESPSSYGSQVEPEVVTLKLNCTLEELFNGATKKMKLNRKGANGVKEEKILCIDLKPGWKSGTKINFTNEGDYQPEARTRQTIQFIIAEKPNDTFRRDGDDLHYTIPLTFKESLLGFDKEIKTIDGKRIHVSKSQPIQPTQTINYPGLGMPISKKPGQRGDLIVHYKVDYPISLTRDQRDAISKAF, encoded by the coding sequence ATGGTGAAAGAACAAGGACTATACAATTTATTGGGTATATCACCATCGGCCTCTGATGCTGAGATCAAGAAAGCCTATCGTAAGATGGCATTGAAGTATCATCCAGACAAGCCGACAGGtgatactgaaaaattcaaggaGATTTCTGAGGCATTTGATATACTGTCAGACTCCGACAAAAGGGAAGTCTATGACCAGTACGGCCTGGAAGCGGCCAGAGGAAACGCACCTGCTGGTGGTAATCCATTTGCTGGTGCTGGTGGCCCAGGAGGCGCTGGTGGCCAAACATTCAGTTTTGGCGGTTCTGGTGGTGGGCATACCTTCTCCCAGGCTGATGCTTTCAATATATTTGAGCAATTCGGTGGTTTCGGTGGCCTAGGAGGCATGGGTGGTGGAATGGGCGGAATGGGAGGTGGAAGAGGTGGTTCTCCATTTGGAGGAGGTGGGGCCTCTTACATGAAGATGCCAGGCGGGTTTGGCGGAGAGTCCCCAAGTTCGTATGGTTCCCAGGTTGAGCCCGAAGTAGTGACTTTGAAATTAAATTGTACTCTTGAGGAGTTATTCAATGGTGccacaaagaaaatgaaactgaACCGAAAGGGTGCTAACGGTGTtaaggaagaaaagatcttATGCATTGATTTAAAACCTGGTTGGAAATCGGGCACCAAGATCAACTTCACTAACGAAGGTGACTATCAGCCTGAAGCACGTACTAGACAGACGATCCAGTTCATCATAGCAGAGAAACCTAACGATACATTCAGAAGAGACGGTGATGATTTGCATTACACTATTCCATTGACCTTCAAAGAGTCTCTTCTAGgatttgataaagaaatcaaaaccaTCGACGGTAAGAGAATTCATGTTAGCAAATCCCAACCAATTCAGCCCACACAGACCATCAACTACCCAGGTCTGGGAATGCCGATCAGTAAGAAACCGGGCCAGCGTGGAGATTTGATCGTGCACTACAAAGTGGACTATCCTATAAGTTTAACAAGAGATCAAAGAGATGCCATTTCCAAAGCGTTTTAA
- a CDS encoding Isozyme of methylenetetrahydrofolate reductase — MKITEKLSSAHRREDAPPTFSFEFFTPKTAQGVQNLYDRMDRMYNLSPQFIDITWNAGGRSSNLTCEMINTAQTVLGLETCMHLTCTNMTLEVIDEALKSAYDSGCQNILALRGDPPLDGSESTGCFRYAKDLIKHIKEKYGHPDEPDVDRLIEILKEKQDAGGDFMITQMFYDVEQFITWCKKVRDYGITIPIIPGIMPISTYASFSRRAKWCQINVPSWFQKQLDASKDDDSEVRCLGTQLVADMCLKLVESGYVNHLHFYTMNLEKSTIMVLEKLQLIDTHNQPVASVRDCGVESQVTVPWRRSLNPTRVNESIRPIFWSNRKFTYISRTSNWDEFPNGRWGDSRSPAFGEVDLCDGDLIRHSPKRAVELWGKPQSIDDVIDLFVRYLQGNLSSLPWSDGETSKEINVLLDDLLALNRQGILTINSQPCVNGLPSNHNVHGWGPSNGFVYQKQYLEFFIPAKFLTKLISNIEELNKSYSSNFNTLTFYAVNAQGELITNSKEDDINAVTWGIFPGKEVVQPTIVERCSFLAWKDEAFRVFKAWSSLFKDQDQDEFEVLRDSKTRAVLDKLHDEYFLVNIVDNNYVQNPNVKIFDLFKTLH; from the exons ATGAAGATCACTGAGAAATTGTCTAGTGCGCATCGAAGAGAGGATGCGCCGCCCACATTCTCTTTCGAATTCTTCACCCCAAAGACTGCACAAGGAGTCCAGAACTTGTATGATAGAATGGATAGAATGTACAACTTAAGTCCGCAGTTCATAGACATCACTTGGAATGCTGGAGGGCGTTCGTCTAACCTCACTTGCGAAATGATCAACACTGCGCAAACAGTATTGGGGTTGGAAACCTGTATGCATTTGACCTGTACCAATATGACCTTGGAAGTGATTGACGAAGCTCTAAAGTCGGCGTATGATTCAGGTTGTCAAAACATTCTGGCGCTTCGTGGAGATCCACCTTTAGACGGGTCTGAATCTACTGGCTGTTTTAGATATGCTAAGGATTTGATCAAGCATATTAAGGAGAAGTATG GCCATCCTGATGAACCAGATGTTGACCGATTGattgaaatattgaaagaaaagcagGATGCTGGTGGTGACTTTATGATTACTCAGATGTTCTACGATGTAGAGCAGTTTATCACTTGGTGTAAAAAAGTTAGAGATTACGGTATTACTATACCAATCATTCCTGGAATCATGCCCATTTCGACATATGCCTCTTTCTCTCGTAGAGCAAAGTGGTGTCAAATAAATGTCCCATCCTGGTTCCAGAAACAGCTAGATGCCAGCAAGGATGACGACTCTGAAGTTCGTTGTCTGGGTACGCAGCTAGTAGCTGATATGTGTTTGAAGTTAGTTGAGTCTGGCTATGTTAACCATTTACACTTTTACACTatgaatcttgaaaaatcgaCAATTATGGTTTTAGAAAAGCTTCAACTAATAGACACACACAATCAGCCAGTCGCTTCTGTTCGTGACTGTGGTGTTGAATCCCAGGTTACTGTTCCATGGAGAAGATCTCTTAACCCCACAAGAGTTAATGAATCTATAAGACCTATATTTTGGAGCAACAGAAAGTTCACCTATATTTCTAGAACTTCCAACTGGGACGAGTTTCCCAATGGTCGATGGGGTGATTCCAGATCGCCGGCATTTGGCGAGGTTGATCTCTGTGATGGTGATTTGATCCGCCATTCTCCTAAACGAGCAGTGGAGCTATGGGGTAAGCCGCAATCCATAGATGATGTGATTGATCTTTTCGTTCGTTACTTACAAGGTAATCTCTCTTCACTACCTTGGTCAGATGGAGAAACCAGCAAGGAGATCAATGTTTTATTAGATGATTTGCTGGCCTTGAACCGTCAAGGAATTTTAACCATCAATTCTCAACCCTGCGTTAATGGACTCCCTTCTAACCATAACGTACATGGTTGGGGACCATCTAATGGGTTTGTCTATCAAAAGCAATACTTAGAGTTCTTCATTCCGGCAAAATTCTTGACAAAGCTGATCAGCaacattgaagaacttaATAAGTCATACTCTTCCAACTTCAATACTTTGACTTTCTACGCTGTGAATGCTCAAGGAGAGCTAATAACTAACagcaaagaagatgacatCAACGCTGTTACTTGGGGAATCTTTCCTGGTAAAGAAGTGGTCCAACCTACTATTGTAGAACGATGCTCCTTCCTTGCTTGGAAAGACGAAGCATTCCGGGTTTTCAAAGCTTGGTCTTCGTTGTTCAAGGACCAGGATCAGGACgaatttgaagttcttAGAGATTCCAAAACTAGAGCTGTTCTGGATAAACTTCATGATGAATACTTTTTGGTCAACATTGTGGATAACAACTACGTCCAGAATCCTAATGTCAAGATTTTTGATCTGTTCAAAACGTTGCATTAA